Proteins encoded together in one Prunus dulcis chromosome 3, ALMONDv2, whole genome shotgun sequence window:
- the LOC117622181 gene encoding reticulon-like protein B17 gives MDSTAAATPPYHHHSHSEPPSRTKSASRLAQSGQIPHLSLGLITSSPKRTPSPSAHSIRASDSLPLRELLLLSPSPLRKRSKARLTDRLEMADEPVVEAAGPRRRCKSRGAQMGLLGCASPRNTRRSRRRSETEIREDKDSGLVEEIAKPRKRRSKKEKLSLVLSLPSPSASSIDDEYRGSLDRIGQLMNDLIMWRDVARSSLWFGLGSLFFLSSCFAKGINFSIFSAISQLGLLFLGASFASNSISQRNGVEKKLDFMLKESDILGVAKMILPATNLAISKTRALFSGEPSMTLKVAPFFLLGAEYGHLITLWRLCMLAFFISFTIPKLYSCYSIQMNQKVECLKWWVLEAWGACSHKKIVAASAATAFWNLSSVRTRIFTAFLSLVILRYCRQHMVQPLENGEAEVEQEEQQALAVAVAEPEAEGKQEQEQALVVAEVASKQ, from the exons ATGGATTCgacagcagcagcaacacctccttatcatcATCATTCTCATTCGGAACCACCGTCCAGGACGAAATCAGCCTCACGGCttgcccaaagcggacaaattcctcatctctctcttggCCTCATAACATCATCACCCAAGAGAACTCCGTCCCCTTCTGCTCACTCTATCAGAGCTTCCGATTCCCTCCCTCTCCGCGAGCTTCTCCTTCTTTCACCTTCACCTCTCCGAAAAAGGTCCAAGGCCCGTCTCACGGATCGACTGGAAATGGCTGATGAGCCCGTGGTCGAGGCCGCAGGGCCACGCCGGAGGTGCAAAAGCAGAGGTGCCCAGATGGGCTTATTGGGCTGTGCCTCGCCGAGGAACACTCGAAGGTCGCGGAGGCGGTCAGAGACTGAGATTCGAGAAGATAAAGATTCGGGTTTGGTGGAAGAGATTGCAAAGCCAAGGAAAAGGCGGTCCAAGAAGGAAAAGCTGAGCTTGGTCCTTTCTTTGCCTTCCCCAAGCGCATCATCAA TCGATGATGAGTACCGCGGTAGCCTGGATCGAATCGGTCAGCTAATGAATGATCTGATTATGTGGAGAGACGTAGCAAGGTCAAgcctttggtttggtttggggtctcttttcttcttgtccTCTTGCTTTGCCAAAGGAATCAACTTTAG cATTTTCTCAGCGATTTCCCAACtaggacttttgtttttgggtgcTTCATTTGCCTCCAACTCAATCAGTCAAAG AAATGGTGTTGAGAAAAAGCTTGATTTCATGCTCAAAGAAAGTGACATTCTTGGTGTAGCCAAAATGATACTTCCTGCTACAAATCTTGCCATATCGAAGACCAGAGCGCTTTTCTCGGGAGAGCCATCCATGACCCTCAAG GTAGCTCCATTCTTTCTTCTGGGAGCGGAGTATGGGCATCTTATAACACTTTGGAGGCTCTGTATGCTTG CTTTTTTTATCAGCTTCACAATCCCAAAACTGTACTCATGCTACTCCATCCAAATGAACCAAAAAG TTGAATGCTTGAAATGGTGGGTGTTGGAAGCATGGGGAGCTTGCTCACACAAAAAGATTGTAGCAGCATCGGCAGCCACAGCTTTTTGGAATCTGTCTTCTGTGAGAACCCGTATCTTCACAG CATTTTTATCTCTTGTAATTCTTCGTTACTGCCGGCAACATATGGTGCAACCGCTGGAGAATGGGGAAGCAGAAGTGGAGCAGGAGGAGCAGCAGGCAttggcggtggcggtggcagAACCAGAAGCAGAAGGAAAACAAGAGCAGGAACAGGCATTAGTAGTGGCCGAAGTAGCAAGCAAGCAGTAg